TCTCTGCATTCGCAGCGAATCAGCTGGATGCTGTACTGGTGACTAATGGTGATAATCTGGTCACTGGCTCTGGCGGGACCAAGGGCGTAATGATCATGGCAACTGATTATTCGGCCGGAAATGATGTAATTATTGCCAAGAATGGCATTAACTCAATTGAGGATCTGCGCGGTAAAACGGTTGCAACTGAAAAAGGCCTCGTCGATCACTTATTGCTGTCCACTGCACTAGATGATGCCAAGGTTAAACTGACTGAAGTTAAACTGGTCAATACCATGACCAATGAATTGCCACAGGTGTTTGCTACTCCCGATATTGATGCGATTGCAGTATGGCAGCCAGTGGCAAATCAGGCATTATCTGCAGTGGCCGGTTCCAAGATTATTTTCACCTCTAAAGACAAGCCGGGATTAATCTACGATACCTTGACCGTGAATCCAGCCCATCTGGAAGCCAATAAAGAGCAATGGAAAAAGGTGATTCAGGTTTGGGATAAAACCGTCAAATACATCAATGATCCGGCGACTCGTGAAGATGCTGCACAGATTATGTCCAAACGGGTTGGTGTCGATGCGAAAACCTATATGCAGTTCATTGATGGCACCCATTTACTGGATCTGGCCGCCAACAAGAAAGTCTTTACCAAAGGTAATGGTTTCGACTCGATCTATGGTTCTAGCTATCATGTGA
The nucleotide sequence above comes from Acinetobacter lwoffii. Encoded proteins:
- a CDS encoding ABC transporter substrate-binding protein; this encodes MIKKALMSVSVLSAILFSGCDNTAKVPEPNAKAAGSVNTQPIRIGYSDWPGFVAWQVAIEKGWLEDAGVNADFKWFDYSASLSAFAANQLDAVLVTNGDNLVTGSGGTKGVMIMATDYSAGNDVIIAKNGINSIEDLRGKTVATEKGLVDHLLLSTALDDAKVKLTEVKLVNTMTNELPQVFATPDIDAIAVWQPVANQALSAVAGSKIIFTSKDKPGLIYDTLTVNPAHLEANKEQWKKVIQVWDKTVKYINDPATREDAAQIMSKRVGVDAKTYMQFIDGTHLLDLAANKKVFTKGNGFDSIYGSSYHVNKFNVANGIYTTEMNVDGVIVPTLVQELQ